In Leptospira ellinghausenii, the following proteins share a genomic window:
- a CDS encoding zinc ribbon domain-containing protein, with protein sequence MDFLLYFYSVLFGIILIAPFLVFYYRFQVDESPFGKEMDPQLRAIYEKKNNLLDSLKDIRSDFDSGKLTEEEFQTQSIPYIEELESVESTLMEKSKNLVILEQPKINKDWTCSNCGSFVSVPNAKFCPNCGTSRLA encoded by the coding sequence ATGGATTTTCTCTTATATTTCTATTCAGTGTTATTTGGAATCATTCTGATTGCTCCCTTTTTGGTATTCTATTATCGATTCCAGGTTGATGAGTCTCCCTTTGGCAAAGAGATGGATCCACAGTTACGAGCCATTTATGAGAAAAAAAATAACTTATTAGATTCGTTAAAAGACATCCGATCCGATTTTGATTCCGGAAAGCTGACTGAAGAAGAATTTCAAACTCAATCCATCCCTTATATTGAAGAGTTAGAATCGGTTGAGTCTACATTAATGGAAAAGAGTAAAAATTTGGTTATATTAGAACAGCCTAAGATTAACAAAGATTGGACATGTTCCAATTGTGGATCTTTTGTTTCTGTTCCAAATGCAAAATTTTGTCCTAACTGTGGGACAAGTCGATTGGCTTAA
- a CDS encoding ABC transporter ATP-binding protein, whose amino-acid sequence MKIYRKLWPYLAKYKYRLSLGVFLSIFVSIFNGASLTSLIPIFDSLGSGENYKFQIALTKKDQSLLGEYKNPDRLQGLTYWEWQFANLKEKTNSELAEKKPDDLVYLFCLIILPIYFLKLLCLAGTVYFVNSAGLLAVKDLRQALYKKLQMLPLNEFYREKTGVLMSRVINDVDIVGKVVSNDLKDAINDFFYIITHLIILLVLSWKLFFLLFIVIPLIVGPVSTFADRIRRTTKNQQEQLSELNGDLQEVISGIRVIRAFSMEDKEAERFFKVNQNLSDKTFKTHFYHQIGPALTELSGSVVTMVFLGIGAYLLEDASFSKGMFIAFFLTLIFLMRPLKQMSILVNLIQASVIASDRVFEILGREVDIKEPTSPKPLGSLSHAITYKNVTYLYPNTDLYALKNINLTLPKGGTIAIVGSSGAGKSTLVDLLPRLIDPTEGGIYWDDVNAKDISLDNLRKRIGVVSQNIFLFNGSIRENIAYGKPDATEEEIRRAAEDAFASEFIESFEEGYDTIVGERGVMLSGGQRQRISIARTLLANPEVLILDEATSALDTESERLIQQAFVRLYENKTVIIIAHRLSTVKIADTIYYLENGEIVESGSHTELLQIPNSKYKRLYDMQFSNSN is encoded by the coding sequence GTGAAGATTTACCGAAAACTTTGGCCATATTTGGCAAAATACAAATACAGACTCAGCCTTGGAGTTTTTCTGTCTATATTTGTTTCTATTTTTAACGGGGCTTCTCTCACTTCACTCATTCCCATCTTTGATTCCTTAGGTTCTGGAGAAAATTATAAATTCCAAATTGCTCTTACAAAAAAAGACCAATCACTTTTAGGTGAATACAAAAATCCAGATCGTTTACAGGGGTTAACCTATTGGGAATGGCAATTTGCAAATTTAAAGGAAAAAACAAATTCCGAACTTGCAGAGAAAAAACCTGATGATTTGGTTTATCTCTTTTGTCTGATTATCCTTCCTATCTACTTTTTGAAATTATTATGCCTTGCCGGCACTGTATACTTTGTTAACTCAGCAGGATTACTTGCTGTCAAAGACCTAAGACAAGCACTTTACAAAAAACTCCAAATGTTACCCCTCAATGAATTTTATAGAGAAAAAACTGGAGTACTGATGAGTCGTGTGATCAACGATGTTGACATTGTTGGCAAAGTTGTATCAAACGATCTAAAAGATGCAATTAACGATTTTTTTTATATCATCACACATTTAATCATTTTACTTGTGTTAAGTTGGAAATTGTTTTTTTTGCTTTTTATTGTGATCCCACTCATTGTAGGACCTGTTAGTACTTTTGCAGACCGAATTCGAAGGACAACGAAAAACCAACAGGAACAATTATCGGAACTGAATGGTGACTTACAAGAAGTGATTTCGGGAATACGTGTGATTCGTGCTTTTTCAATGGAAGATAAGGAAGCTGAAAGATTTTTTAAAGTTAATCAAAACTTATCAGACAAAACATTTAAAACTCATTTTTATCATCAAATTGGTCCCGCCTTAACCGAGTTATCTGGTTCTGTAGTAACGATGGTGTTTTTAGGTATTGGAGCATATTTATTGGAAGACGCAAGTTTTTCCAAAGGTATGTTCATAGCATTTTTTCTAACTTTGATTTTTCTAATGCGTCCACTCAAACAGATGAGTATTTTAGTAAACTTGATTCAAGCATCAGTGATTGCAAGTGATCGAGTTTTTGAAATATTGGGACGTGAGGTTGACATCAAAGAACCAACTTCCCCAAAACCGTTGGGGAGTTTGAGTCATGCCATTACTTATAAAAACGTTACTTATCTTTATCCAAATACAGATTTATACGCCTTAAAAAATATCAATCTGACATTACCAAAAGGAGGAACGATTGCGATTGTTGGTTCTTCTGGAGCAGGTAAATCTACATTAGTCGATTTATTACCAAGGTTGATTGATCCCACTGAAGGTGGTATCTATTGGGATGATGTAAATGCCAAAGATATAAGTTTGGATAATTTACGCAAAAGAATCGGTGTTGTTTCCCAAAATATTTTTTTATTTAATGGATCCATCCGTGAAAACATTGCCTATGGAAAACCTGATGCGACGGAAGAAGAAATCAGAAGAGCAGCAGAGGATGCATTTGCTTCTGAATTCATAGAATCTTTTGAAGAAGGATACGATACAATCGTTGGTGAAAGGGGTGTTATGTTGTCTGGAGGTCAAAGGCAAAGGATATCGATTGCACGAACCTTACTCGCCAATCCAGAAGTGTTGATCTTAGATGAAGCGACATCCGCATTGGATACAGAATCAGAAAGATTAATCCAACAAGCATTTGTTCGATTGTATGAAAACAAGACAGTAATCATAATAGCTCACCGTTTATCCACAGTAAAAATTGCTGATACAATTTATTATTTAGAAAATGGCGAAATTGTAGAGAGTGGTAGTCACACAGAACTTTTGCAAATTCCAAATTCAAAATACAAACGTTTGTATGACATGCAATTCTCTAACTCAAATTAG
- a CDS encoding succinate CoA transferase codes for MTVTNSLIEEKLKTAEEIALLLPNHVTLGCSGFTPAGYPKLIPVAFAKRIEEEKKSGMSFSINLYAGASTGEELDGALAKTGALKLRIPYQSNPHLRNLINQGETDFIDMHLSHVVKYIEHGILPKIDVALVEAIDVTTDGKIYLSTSSGMSATYLKNAESIYIELTDTHPLELKSYHDIYLPSHHMKGGPIPIINPSDRVGEPFVQVPPEKIKGIVRSSKPDAATVFKTPDADCQNIASHVLEFIQHEIKMGRIPKEYLPFQNGVGNIANAVLASMAKDSKFHAIQMYTEVVQDSVFDLIDAGKLEIASTSALTFSELGLKRFHENISAWKSKFVIRPQEISNHPEVIRRMGLIAMNTAIEIDIYGNVNSTHVMGTSMMNGIGGSGDFTRNSHLSIFMTPSLAKDGNISAIVPMVSHTDHNEHSTMIFVTENGLADLRGCPPKKRAELIIEKCAHPIYRDKLRAYYENALKVSKGKHTPHDLENALSWHVQFLKTGSMK; via the coding sequence ATGACTGTAACCAATTCCTTAATTGAAGAAAAACTTAAAACTGCAGAAGAAATCGCCCTATTATTGCCAAATCATGTTACCTTGGGTTGTTCCGGTTTTACTCCCGCAGGTTACCCTAAACTTATCCCTGTTGCCTTTGCAAAACGTATCGAAGAAGAAAAAAAATCAGGGATGTCATTTTCTATCAATTTGTATGCAGGTGCTTCCACTGGTGAAGAATTAGATGGAGCATTGGCGAAAACTGGTGCTTTAAAATTACGTATTCCATACCAATCCAATCCACATTTACGTAATTTAATCAACCAAGGGGAAACAGATTTTATAGACATGCACCTTTCTCATGTCGTGAAATACATTGAACATGGGATTTTACCAAAAATTGATGTAGCATTAGTGGAAGCGATTGATGTAACAACTGATGGAAAAATTTATTTATCTACTTCTTCCGGGATGAGTGCAACATACTTAAAAAATGCGGAATCAATTTATATCGAACTCACAGATACCCATCCTCTTGAACTAAAGTCATATCACGATATTTATCTACCAAGTCATCATATGAAAGGTGGACCAATCCCTATTATCAATCCTAGCGATCGAGTGGGTGAACCTTTTGTCCAAGTTCCACCTGAAAAAATCAAAGGGATCGTTCGTTCCAGTAAACCTGATGCAGCTACTGTATTCAAAACACCTGATGCTGATTGTCAAAATATAGCTTCTCATGTTTTGGAATTCATCCAACACGAAATCAAAATGGGTAGGATCCCAAAAGAGTATCTACCTTTCCAAAATGGAGTTGGGAATATTGCAAACGCCGTACTTGCAAGTATGGCAAAAGATTCAAAATTCCATGCGATCCAAATGTATACAGAAGTGGTACAAGATTCTGTATTTGATTTGATTGATGCAGGGAAATTAGAAATAGCATCTACTTCTGCGCTCACCTTTTCAGAGTTAGGTCTAAAAAGATTTCATGAAAATATTTCAGCTTGGAAATCTAAATTTGTCATTCGGCCACAAGAAATTTCAAATCATCCGGAAGTCATTCGTCGAATGGGACTCATCGCAATGAACACAGCGATCGAAATTGATATTTATGGGAATGTAAATTCAACACATGTGATGGGTACATCGATGATGAATGGAATCGGTGGTTCAGGGGACTTTACTAGAAATTCTCATTTGAGTATTTTTATGACACCTTCACTTGCAAAAGATGGGAATATTTCTGCGATTGTACCAATGGTCTCTCATACAGATCATAACGAACATTCAACAATGATTTTTGTGACGGAAAATGGATTAGCAGACTTACGAGGATGTCCTCCCAAAAAACGTGCGGAACTCATCATTGAAAAATGTGCTCATCCTATCTACAGAGATAAATTGAGAGCGTATTACGAAAATGCACTCAAAGTTTCAAAAGGCAAACACACACCCCATGACTTAGAAAATGCATTATCATGGCATGTTCAATTTTTAAAAACAGGAAGTATGAAGTGA
- a CDS encoding ABC transporter substrate-binding protein translates to MRTLSLVFFLLSLTFCGKDKQEFAIQIALPSDPAQLDPLFCTDLTCQKLARFLHQGLFKAEQNAYVSPWIQKTQKHVSPTEGILVVQLRTTAPPIEDIHFSFTRLIQESYPRKEDYRFLKSVHIVSPSQLEFRFQKGTTDSEWKEKFSLPFASIIGKKEWEQNQLKTYGDYKLIEWKKNEFISLVLQKKKTNNLPESIRFLILPQSTTSLFLYRKSKLDAFKLSDFLLSIPEATSQFTLTKKGRSVQYVTINQSNPCFDIHFRTALNLSIPREVIIKKLLENHADLTYGPIPIPYLEKLNLHLKQNDITYNKEKAISELKQSKCYPNILTKEIDFRMRGDDENQTKGRAIRQALAEIGLNIKLKPMEKAPLYKENGEGKGDLTLLTWYSDYDSVWNFLDPVFHPYKIGNGGNRSFYQNQMVGTILNKPNRNLSDAKQVIEIVTQEKPWIFLWSIQENYLVSKDFLRYNELADYL, encoded by the coding sequence ATGAGAACCTTATCCCTCGTTTTCTTTCTCTTGTCCCTCACTTTTTGTGGAAAAGACAAACAGGAGTTTGCCATCCAAATCGCCTTACCTTCGGATCCAGCCCAATTGGATCCTTTGTTTTGTACGGATTTAACATGCCAAAAGTTAGCTAGGTTCCTCCACCAGGGACTTTTTAAGGCAGAACAAAATGCTTATGTTTCCCCTTGGATCCAGAAAACCCAAAAACATGTGAGTCCCACAGAGGGAATCCTGGTGGTTCAGTTACGAACAACGGCCCCTCCCATTGAAGACATCCACTTTAGTTTCACTAGGTTAATCCAAGAATCCTATCCAAGAAAAGAAGATTACCGTTTTCTCAAATCGGTTCATATCGTTTCCCCATCGCAATTAGAGTTTCGATTCCAAAAAGGAACTACCGATTCAGAATGGAAAGAGAAGTTCAGCTTACCATTTGCATCCATCATTGGGAAAAAAGAATGGGAACAAAATCAGTTAAAAACTTATGGAGATTACAAACTCATTGAATGGAAAAAAAATGAATTTATCAGTTTAGTTTTACAAAAAAAGAAAACAAACAACCTTCCTGAGTCCATCCGTTTTCTCATTTTACCACAATCCACTACTTCCTTATTTTTATATCGCAAATCAAAACTAGATGCATTCAAACTATCAGATTTTTTACTCTCTATCCCTGAAGCCACTTCTCAATTCACTCTGACAAAAAAAGGAAGATCCGTACAGTATGTAACCATCAATCAATCAAACCCATGTTTTGACATTCACTTCCGCACCGCATTAAACTTAAGTATTCCCAGAGAAGTGATCATCAAAAAATTGTTGGAAAACCATGCAGACTTAACTTATGGTCCGATCCCAATTCCCTATTTAGAAAAACTAAATCTCCATCTGAAGCAAAACGATATCACTTATAACAAAGAGAAGGCAATTTCTGAACTTAAACAGTCAAAGTGTTATCCTAATATTTTAACGAAAGAAATCGACTTTCGAATGAGAGGAGATGATGAAAACCAAACAAAAGGTAGAGCCATTAGACAAGCATTAGCCGAAATTGGATTAAATATTAAACTAAAGCCAATGGAAAAAGCACCGTTGTATAAGGAAAATGGAGAAGGTAAAGGTGACCTAACGCTACTTACTTGGTATTCAGACTATGACTCTGTTTGGAATTTTTTAGACCCCGTTTTCCATCCATATAAAATTGGGAATGGAGGGAATAGGTCCTTTTATCAAAATCAAATGGTTGGTACGATTTTAAACAAACCAAATCGAAACCTTTCTGATGCCAAACAAGTGATCGAAATTGTCACACAGGAAAAACCTTGGATCTTTTTATGGTCGATCCAAGAAAATTACTTAGTCTCTAAGGATTTTCTTCGTTATAACGAACTCGCCGATTATCTATAA
- a CDS encoding transglycosylase domain-containing protein: MNYKNNSFYLILEVLYGHLIDILRLLWKKKNQVLTIGFLVGVFLSFFFLAGAYVVWSGEETRVHKSLEKYRSEVSNFYDSFQPKSVKILDRSGKVMGEFYRRNFRPIRTDNLRKHNVIVWAVLSSEDREFFSHSGINYTAILRAVVTNLVQFRLSQGGSTISQQLAKLTLNLGKRNLFNKLTELYCTFYIESQYSKEEILAMYLNQIFLGEGNTGVEEAARYYFRKPASELSPEEAALLVGIIPAPSVYNPVRNLGIALSRQKRVLYDMARNPELHPSQKDIPVKFSDSIEVNLKRFRTIYKVKESKDEDGNPKYSSEIGKYGADKDFRVNLAPDFNAEIRRFILEKFSNEDLEERGLLVYTTLDLEKQRFAEEALRIGVDSVRADLSKQELEYQSKGKADLAEVTRGILPQLSGSMISLDPETGDVEALVGGYKISNVFRFNRAEEAKRQPGSTIKALVYALAFEKRIVNPSSKIKDEKLDISGYSPKNWYKGYKGEITVRQALAQSVNTVSVKLLHEVGISYFIQKLSAILSIPEEEAEQRFQRNLSLALGSGELSPMELSTIYATLMNGGRRVTPRKIIKITDMDGNEFYNTIPNEAAEQILDPVACAMAINTLQSVLTEEGTMTLKRKEGEPFLYAGKTGTVQSPKLKSSKWKGMKGVRDVWFAGLTPRNVTVVWVGHDEGAPFPGSGSGVSGGIWYRYIQNVKTKLGMGNQLIPSFVGDFVKVDVCADDGTLIENNPEYICKVPLYAQYYYIGDLPPKRIGFNKSEPQPNSISQPNNLEEDDFEISTYNADGSKTQPAAVDSVELEPPLIDNRRVRYNEENP, from the coding sequence ATGAACTATAAAAATAATTCCTTTTATTTGATTTTAGAAGTATTGTATGGTCATCTAATCGATATTTTGCGATTGTTATGGAAGAAAAAAAACCAAGTTTTGACAATTGGATTCCTTGTTGGAGTTTTTCTTAGTTTTTTCTTCTTAGCTGGTGCATACGTCGTTTGGTCTGGCGAAGAAACAAGGGTACATAAATCATTAGAGAAATACAGATCTGAAGTATCCAATTTTTATGATAGTTTCCAACCTAAGTCCGTAAAAATTCTAGATCGAAGTGGAAAAGTGATGGGTGAATTTTATCGTCGTAATTTTCGCCCGATTCGAACTGATAATTTGAGAAAACATAATGTGATCGTTTGGGCAGTACTTTCCTCTGAAGATAGAGAATTTTTTTCCCATTCCGGTATTAATTACACAGCAATATTACGTGCTGTTGTTACAAACTTAGTCCAATTTAGGTTGTCGCAAGGTGGATCCACCATCTCACAGCAGTTAGCAAAATTAACTCTCAATCTGGGAAAACGGAATTTATTCAATAAGCTTACTGAATTATATTGTACATTTTATATCGAAAGCCAATATTCGAAGGAAGAAATATTGGCAATGTATCTGAACCAAATTTTTTTGGGAGAAGGGAATACTGGCGTGGAAGAGGCGGCCAGATATTATTTTCGAAAACCTGCATCGGAACTTAGTCCTGAAGAGGCGGCACTTCTAGTGGGGATCATTCCTGCACCAAGTGTATATAACCCAGTTCGGAATTTAGGAATTGCACTTTCTCGCCAAAAACGAGTGTTATATGACATGGCGCGAAATCCAGAACTTCATCCTTCGCAAAAAGATATCCCTGTAAAGTTTTCTGACTCTATTGAAGTCAATTTAAAACGATTTCGAACTATTTATAAAGTGAAAGAATCGAAAGATGAAGATGGGAATCCAAAGTATTCAAGCGAAATTGGGAAATACGGAGCGGATAAAGACTTTCGTGTTAATTTAGCTCCAGATTTTAATGCTGAGATCAGAAGGTTTATTCTCGAAAAGTTTTCCAATGAGGATTTGGAAGAAAGAGGACTTCTTGTTTATACTACTTTAGATTTAGAAAAACAAAGGTTTGCAGAAGAAGCATTAAGAATTGGAGTTGATTCAGTTCGAGCAGATCTCTCCAAACAAGAGTTAGAGTATCAAAGTAAAGGTAAGGCTGATTTAGCGGAAGTTACAAGAGGAATTTTACCACAACTCAGTGGATCGATGATCTCTTTAGATCCAGAAACAGGAGATGTAGAAGCACTTGTGGGAGGGTATAAAATTTCCAATGTGTTTCGTTTTAATCGTGCCGAAGAAGCAAAACGTCAACCTGGATCTACAATCAAAGCTTTGGTATATGCATTGGCCTTTGAAAAACGAATCGTAAATCCATCCTCAAAAATCAAAGATGAGAAATTAGATATTTCAGGTTATTCACCAAAAAACTGGTATAAAGGTTATAAAGGTGAGATAACTGTTCGCCAAGCTTTAGCACAATCAGTCAATACTGTCTCTGTCAAATTATTACATGAAGTTGGGATTTCGTATTTCATTCAAAAATTAAGTGCGATTTTATCGATTCCAGAAGAGGAAGCAGAACAAAGATTCCAACGGAATCTTTCACTGGCCCTTGGTTCCGGGGAACTGAGTCCAATGGAATTATCAACCATTTATGCTACGCTCATGAATGGCGGGAGACGAGTCACTCCTAGAAAAATTATCAAAATCACAGATATGGATGGGAACGAGTTTTATAATACGATCCCCAATGAAGCCGCAGAACAGATATTAGATCCAGTTGCTTGTGCAATGGCGATCAACACGTTACAGTCAGTACTCACAGAAGAAGGAACGATGACCCTTAAACGCAAAGAAGGGGAACCATTTTTGTATGCAGGGAAAACAGGGACAGTCCAATCTCCTAAACTCAAATCATCGAAATGGAAAGGTATGAAAGGGGTTAGAGACGTTTGGTTCGCGGGTCTTACTCCAAGAAATGTAACAGTTGTTTGGGTGGGCCATGATGAAGGTGCACCTTTTCCTGGCTCCGGTTCTGGAGTATCTGGTGGAATCTGGTATCGATACATTCAAAATGTGAAAACCAAATTAGGAATGGGAAACCAACTCATTCCAAGTTTTGTTGGTGATTTCGTGAAGGTGGATGTTTGTGCTGATGATGGCACACTCATTGAAAATAATCCCGAGTATATTTGTAAAGTGCCTCTGTATGCTCAGTATTATTATATAGGCGATTTACCTCCCAAACGTATCGGATTTAACAAATCGGAACCACAACCAAATTCTATTTCACAGCCAAATAATTTGGAAGAGGATGATTTTGAGATTTCAACTTATAATGCAGATGGATCAAAAACACAACCAGCAGCAGTTGATTCAGTTGAATTGGAGCCTCCTCTTATAGATAATCGGCGAGTTCGTTATAACGAAGAAAATCCTTAG
- the lon gene encoding endopeptidase La, with translation METNEFWENPTKLARLEDTLPKQIFLLPIKVRPVFPGIITPLIVPPGRFIQSIEESSKGAGFLGLILLKEDESELPSEDNIFQIGVVARILKKINLPDGGMNILVNTIQRFKINSIHTKEPMLIANVSYPEEELGTSKNNIKALMRTLLILTKELAQNNPLFTEDMKLTMMNVNEPAKMADFVCSILNLEKEEYQSVIEAIPINDRLEKVLLFLKKEIELVVLQKKIQEQINDKIDNQQRQFFLREQLKAIQQELGVGEDKTEQKYDKLLARLKSIPVAEEIIVEVEREIDKFKNSDPISSDYNVIRNYLDLVDSLPWEKPVVKDINLLHAKKVLNRDHHKLEDVKERILEFLAVHKLNPKSKGSILCLVGPPGVGKTSIAKSIAEALGRKFYRFSVGGVRDEAEIKGHRRTYIGAMPGKLINALKITKERDTVILLDEIDKMSQGYQGDPQAALLEVLDPEQNFNFRDHYLDLPFDLSDVLFIATANTFEPIPRVLLDRMEVIQLSGYITEEKVQIFQKYLWSKIFIKNGLNPDLFSMKKETVSHLINSYSRESGLRGLEKTFDKLVRKLALKQVLKEKYSKEIREKDLVEYLGPPPFVDDRMTIPKVPGTALGLAWTNAGGSTLLIEAVLIPGKGGLTLTGQMGKMMEESANIALSFVKNYLNNDALFEKKAIHLHVPDGATPKDGPSAGITMATAILSLVSNRIINPGFGMTGELTLTGEVLAIGGLREKIVAAKRVGIKKIIFPKDNEKAFQEIPDYVKRGVTFYPVTRFEEVESLVFPKTKSKKK, from the coding sequence TTGGAAACAAATGAATTTTGGGAAAACCCAACCAAATTGGCAAGACTAGAAGATACTTTACCGAAACAGATCTTTTTACTTCCGATCAAAGTACGACCTGTTTTCCCTGGTATCATTACACCTCTTATCGTTCCTCCGGGTAGGTTCATTCAGTCCATTGAAGAGTCTTCCAAAGGTGCTGGATTCTTAGGTCTTATCTTGCTAAAGGAAGATGAATCTGAACTTCCATCTGAAGATAATATTTTCCAAATCGGTGTTGTTGCTAGGATTTTAAAAAAAATCAACTTACCAGACGGTGGGATGAATATTTTGGTGAATACGATCCAACGTTTTAAAATCAATTCGATTCATACCAAAGAACCAATGTTAATTGCCAATGTGAGTTACCCAGAAGAAGAATTGGGTACAAGTAAAAATAACATCAAGGCATTAATGCGAACATTACTGATTTTGACTAAAGAACTCGCACAAAACAATCCTTTATTCACAGAAGATATGAAGTTAACCATGATGAATGTGAATGAACCAGCCAAGATGGCTGATTTTGTTTGTTCCATTCTCAATTTAGAAAAAGAGGAATACCAATCTGTCATTGAAGCCATCCCAATCAATGATCGACTCGAAAAAGTATTACTTTTTTTGAAAAAGGAAATCGAGTTAGTCGTTTTACAGAAAAAAATCCAAGAACAAATCAATGATAAAATTGATAACCAACAAAGACAATTTTTCCTACGAGAACAACTGAAGGCTATACAACAAGAGTTAGGTGTTGGTGAGGACAAAACTGAACAAAAATATGATAAACTTCTCGCTCGTTTGAAATCAATTCCTGTTGCGGAAGAGATTATAGTCGAAGTGGAAAGAGAGATTGATAAATTCAAAAATTCAGATCCTATTTCAAGTGATTACAATGTCATTCGGAATTATTTGGATTTGGTGGATAGCCTTCCTTGGGAAAAACCAGTGGTAAAAGATATCAACTTACTCCATGCCAAAAAAGTTTTAAACCGTGACCATCATAAGTTAGAAGATGTAAAAGAAAGGATTTTAGAATTCTTAGCGGTTCACAAATTAAATCCCAAAAGTAAAGGTTCTATTCTTTGTTTAGTAGGACCTCCTGGCGTTGGAAAAACTTCAATTGCAAAATCCATTGCAGAAGCACTCGGTCGAAAGTTTTACCGTTTTTCTGTGGGTGGTGTGAGAGATGAGGCAGAGATCAAAGGCCATAGGAGAACCTATATTGGTGCGATGCCGGGTAAACTCATCAATGCACTGAAGATCACCAAAGAAAGAGATACAGTCATTTTACTCGATGAGATTGATAAGATGTCACAAGGTTACCAAGGAGACCCACAAGCGGCTCTTCTTGAGGTTCTTGACCCAGAACAAAATTTTAATTTTAGAGACCATTACTTAGATCTTCCGTTTGATTTGTCGGATGTACTTTTTATTGCCACTGCCAATACCTTTGAACCCATCCCAAGAGTTTTACTCGATCGTATGGAAGTGATCCAACTTTCTGGTTATATCACAGAAGAAAAGGTACAAATCTTTCAGAAGTATTTGTGGAGTAAAATCTTTATCAAAAATGGATTAAATCCAGATTTGTTTTCTATGAAAAAGGAAACAGTGAGCCATCTCATCAACTCCTATTCGAGAGAATCGGGCCTACGTGGACTTGAAAAAACTTTCGATAAATTGGTTCGTAAACTTGCCCTAAAACAAGTGTTAAAGGAAAAGTATTCCAAAGAAATCCGTGAAAAAGATTTGGTCGAATATTTAGGACCTCCTCCTTTTGTTGATGACCGTATGACAATTCCAAAAGTTCCAGGAACGGCTCTTGGCCTTGCTTGGACGAATGCAGGTGGATCAACACTACTCATTGAAGCTGTCCTCATTCCTGGTAAAGGTGGTTTGACTCTCACTGGACAAATGGGAAAAATGATGGAAGAGTCCGCTAACATTGCTTTGTCATTTGTGAAAAATTATTTGAATAACGATGCCTTGTTTGAGAAAAAAGCAATCCACTTACACGTACCAGATGGTGCAACTCCCAAAGATGGTCCAAGTGCTGGGATCACAATGGCAACAGCCATATTATCTCTTGTCTCAAATCGTATCATAAACCCAGGTTTTGGTATGACAGGTGAGTTAACGTTAACTGGTGAAGTATTGGCAATTGGTGGATTACGCGAAAAAATTGTAGCCGCCAAACGAGTTGGAATTAAGAAAATCATCTTTCCAAAAGATAATGAAAAAGCATTCCAAGAAATCCCTGATTACGTGAAAAGGGGTGTTACCTTCTATCCTGTCACTCGATTTGAAGAAGTGGAATCATTGGTTTTTCCTAAAACAAAGAGTAAGAAAAAATGA